In a genomic window of Salminus brasiliensis chromosome 12, fSalBra1.hap2, whole genome shotgun sequence:
- the glyr1 gene encoding cytokine-like nuclear factor N-PAC isoform X2 yields MATVHLRIGDLVWGKLGRYPPWPGKIVSPPKDLKKPRGKKCFFVKFFGTEDHAWIKVEQLKPYHPHKEEMIKINKGKRFQQAVDAVEEYLKKAKGKEQAHASDDKNKAEKGRKTAAKPMKIIEEDDEDAFKGGSSDKPASSMEPISKRLKIIEEDTGSTSIQAADSTAVNGSITPTDKRIGFLGLGLMGSGIVSNLLKMGHVVTVWNRTAEKCDLFIQEGARLGRTPAEVVSMCDITFSCVSDPKAARDLVLGPSGVLQGIRPGKCYVEMSTVDPETITELSQVITSRGGRFLEAPVSGSQQLSNDGMLVIVAAGDRSVYEDCSSCFQAMGKTSFFLGEAGNAARMMLILNMVQGSFMATIAEGLTLAQAMGQSQQTFLDILSQGQMASTFVDQKCQNILQGNFKPDYYLKHIQKDLRLAISMGDSANHPTPMAAAANEVYKRAKALDQSDNDMSAVYRAYIH; encoded by the exons ATGGCGACGGTGCATCTGCGGATCGGGGATTTGGTTTG gggaAAGCTCGGACGGTACCCCCCCTGGCCTGGAAAG ATCGTCAGCCCTCCAAAGGACCTGAAGAAGCCCAGAGGCAAAAAATGCTTCTTTGTGAAGTTCTTCGGGACTGAGGATCA TGCCTGGATTAAGGTTGAACAGCTGAAGCCGTACCACCCCCACAAGGAGGAGATGATCAAAATAAACAAAGGCAAGCGCTTCCAGCAGGCTGTGGACGCTGTTGAAGAGTACTTAAAGAAAGCCAAGGGAAAAGAGcag GCACACGCCTCAGATGACAAAAATAAAGCGGAGAAGGGACGGAAAACTGCGGCCAAACCGATGAAGATTATAGAGGAGGATGACGAGGATGCGTTTAAGGGCGGATCTTCAGACAAG CCAGCCTCTTCTATGGAGCCAATCAGCAAGCGCTTGAAGATTATTGAGGAG GATACTGGATCCACATCTATTCAGGCAGCAGACAGCACAGCCGTCAACGGCAGCATCACGCCCACAGACAAAAG GATAGGGTTCCTCGGGCTTGGGCTGATGGGTAGTGGTATAGTCTCGAACCTGCTGAAGATGGGGCACGTTGTCACAGTGTGGAATCGCACGGCAGAAAAG TGCGACTTGTTCATTCAGGAAGGAGCCAGATTAGGGCGAACGCCGGCGGAGGTCGTCTCCATGTGTGACATCACGTTCTCCTGTGTATCGGACCCAAAAGCAGCCAGAGAT TTGGTTTTGGGTCCCAGTGGTGTTTTACAGGGAATCAGACCGGGGAAGTGTTATGTGGAAATGTCTACAGTAGATCCAGAAACCATTACAGAGCTTTCACAG GTCATCACGTCTAGAGGCGGTCGTTTCCTGGAAGCTCCagtgtccggcagccagcaatTGTCCAACGACGGCATGTTGGTCATAGTTGCAGCAGGAGACCGGAGTGTTTATGAAGATTGTAGCAGCTGTTTCCAGGCTATGGGCAAAACATCCTTCTTTTTAG GAGAAGCTGGTAACGCTGCGAGGATGATGCTGATCCTCAACATGGTCCAGGGGAGCTTCATGGCCACTATCGCAGAGGGACTCACTCTAGCTCAAGCAATGGGCCAATCACAACAGACCTTCCTGGATATTCTGAGTCAGGGGCAGATGGCGAGCACATTCGTGGACCAGAAATGCCAAA atatccTGCAAGGCAACTTCAAACCAGATTACTACCTAAAACACATCCAGAAAGATTTAAGGTTAGCCATTTCAATGGGAGACTCAGCTAATCACCCAACGCCAATGGCAGCGGCTGCAAACGAG gTCTACAAGAGGGCGAAAGCTTTGGACCAGTCAGACAACGACATGTCCGCAGTCTACAGAGCTTATATTCACTAA
- the glyr1 gene encoding cytokine-like nuclear factor N-PAC isoform X1 — protein MATVHLRIGDLVWGKLGRYPPWPGKIVSPPKDLKKPRGKKCFFVKFFGTEDHAWIKVEQLKPYHPHKEEMIKINKGKRFQQAVDAVEEYLKKAKGKEQAHASDDKNKAEKGRKTAAKPMKIIEEDDEDAFKGGSSDKDQTDSDPEPSSVQRVVAGTVAGFKWESSPVKDDPHFHHFLLSQSEKPASSMEPISKRLKIIEEDTGSTSIQAADSTAVNGSITPTDKRIGFLGLGLMGSGIVSNLLKMGHVVTVWNRTAEKCDLFIQEGARLGRTPAEVVSMCDITFSCVSDPKAARDLVLGPSGVLQGIRPGKCYVEMSTVDPETITELSQVITSRGGRFLEAPVSGSQQLSNDGMLVIVAAGDRSVYEDCSSCFQAMGKTSFFLGEAGNAARMMLILNMVQGSFMATIAEGLTLAQAMGQSQQTFLDILSQGQMASTFVDQKCQNILQGNFKPDYYLKHIQKDLRLAISMGDSANHPTPMAAAANEVYKRAKALDQSDNDMSAVYRAYIH, from the exons ATGGCGACGGTGCATCTGCGGATCGGGGATTTGGTTTG gggaAAGCTCGGACGGTACCCCCCCTGGCCTGGAAAG ATCGTCAGCCCTCCAAAGGACCTGAAGAAGCCCAGAGGCAAAAAATGCTTCTTTGTGAAGTTCTTCGGGACTGAGGATCA TGCCTGGATTAAGGTTGAACAGCTGAAGCCGTACCACCCCCACAAGGAGGAGATGATCAAAATAAACAAAGGCAAGCGCTTCCAGCAGGCTGTGGACGCTGTTGAAGAGTACTTAAAGAAAGCCAAGGGAAAAGAGcag GCACACGCCTCAGATGACAAAAATAAAGCGGAGAAGGGACGGAAAACTGCGGCCAAACCGATGAAGATTATAGAGGAGGATGACGAGGATGCGTTTAAGGGCGGATCTTCAGACAAG GATCAAACTGACTCTGACCCAGAACCGTCCTCTGTGCAGCGGGTGGTGGCTGGAACAGTTGCAGGATTCAAATGGGAGAGCAGT CCGGTAAAGGATGACCCACATTTCCATCACTTTCTGCTCAGCCAGTCTGAGAAG CCAGCCTCTTCTATGGAGCCAATCAGCAAGCGCTTGAAGATTATTGAGGAG GATACTGGATCCACATCTATTCAGGCAGCAGACAGCACAGCCGTCAACGGCAGCATCACGCCCACAGACAAAAG GATAGGGTTCCTCGGGCTTGGGCTGATGGGTAGTGGTATAGTCTCGAACCTGCTGAAGATGGGGCACGTTGTCACAGTGTGGAATCGCACGGCAGAAAAG TGCGACTTGTTCATTCAGGAAGGAGCCAGATTAGGGCGAACGCCGGCGGAGGTCGTCTCCATGTGTGACATCACGTTCTCCTGTGTATCGGACCCAAAAGCAGCCAGAGAT TTGGTTTTGGGTCCCAGTGGTGTTTTACAGGGAATCAGACCGGGGAAGTGTTATGTGGAAATGTCTACAGTAGATCCAGAAACCATTACAGAGCTTTCACAG GTCATCACGTCTAGAGGCGGTCGTTTCCTGGAAGCTCCagtgtccggcagccagcaatTGTCCAACGACGGCATGTTGGTCATAGTTGCAGCAGGAGACCGGAGTGTTTATGAAGATTGTAGCAGCTGTTTCCAGGCTATGGGCAAAACATCCTTCTTTTTAG GAGAAGCTGGTAACGCTGCGAGGATGATGCTGATCCTCAACATGGTCCAGGGGAGCTTCATGGCCACTATCGCAGAGGGACTCACTCTAGCTCAAGCAATGGGCCAATCACAACAGACCTTCCTGGATATTCTGAGTCAGGGGCAGATGGCGAGCACATTCGTGGACCAGAAATGCCAAA atatccTGCAAGGCAACTTCAAACCAGATTACTACCTAAAACACATCCAGAAAGATTTAAGGTTAGCCATTTCAATGGGAGACTCAGCTAATCACCCAACGCCAATGGCAGCGGCTGCAAACGAG gTCTACAAGAGGGCGAAAGCTTTGGACCAGTCAGACAACGACATGTCCGCAGTCTACAGAGCTTATATTCACTAA
- the rogdi gene encoding protein rogdi homolog, with protein sequence MLGVDRSAIAEISKMSAASQAERAVLEEEFNWLLKEEVHAVLKQLQDILKEASRRFAVPSPGMEGQLKQENFILGSSTMDQVKGVLTLQGEALTQADINIKVAKSSQVMHFAFRDDKQWKLQQIQDARNHVNQALQLLSSRDESYHFKTGAEVNKLMDAVMLQLTRARNRLTTPATLTLPELASSGLMKMFTPPMPGDVMVNFYINLSKLCLTVYQLHVLQPNTTKNFKPAGSSVLHNPGAMFEINNTKFEVSHVHKVECVVPWLNDTLVFFTISLQLCQQLKDKISVFSSFWNYRPF encoded by the exons ATGCTCGGAGTTGATCGATCTGCTATAGCTGAAATTTCGAAGATGTCCGCGGCGAGTCAGGCAGAGAGAGCCGTACTG GAGGAAGAGTTCAACTGGCTGCTGAAGGAGGAGGTGCATGCAGTGCTGAAGCAGCTGCAGGACATCCTGAAG GAAGCATCGAGGCGGTTTGCAGTTCCTTCTCCAGGCATGGAGGGTCAACTCAAGCAAGAGAACTTCATCCTGGGCAGCTCCAC GATGGACCAGGTGAAGGGTGTCCTGACTCTGCAGGGGGAGGCCCTGACTCAGGCC GACATCAACATTAAAGTTGCTAAGAGCAGTCAAGTCATGCATTTCGCATTCCGGGATGATAAACAGTGGAAGTTACAACAG ATCCAGGACGCGAGGAACCACGTGAACCAGGCCCTGCAGCTGCTCAGCAGCCGTGACGAGAGCTACCACTTTAAAACCGGTGCTGAAGTCAATAAG CTGATGGATGCGGTGATGCTGCAGCTGACACGAGCGCGGAACCGCTTGACCACGCCAGCCACTCTGACCCTGCCTGAGCTCGCCTCCAGCGGCCTGATG AAAATGTTCACTCCTCCGATGCCCGGCGACGTGATGGTCAACTtctacattaatctcagcaaaCTCTGCCTGACCGTCTACCAGCTGCACGTCCTGCAGCCCAACACCACCAAG AACTTCAAACCAGCTGGGAGTTCAGTTCTGCACAACCCCGGAGCGATGTT TGAAATCAACAACACTAAGTTTGAGGTCAGCCACGTGCACAAGGTGGAGTGTGTGGTGCCGTGGCTGAACGACACACTGGTGTTTTTCACTATCTCACTGCAGCTGTGCCAGCAGCTCAAAGATAAG ATTTCTGTTTTCTCCAGCTTTTGGAACTACAGGCCGTTCTAA
- the smim22 gene encoding small integral membrane protein 22, producing the protein MAQRSDVQQDLQNQFNDVVSRLQSKELFQSDWDIASFAIFFIFIGMVLLLVILVIIRCCCCCCCDEKPKHRKVGIDNMGLEP; encoded by the exons ATGGCTCAGAGGTCAGACGTCCagcaggaccttcagaaccagtTTAACGATGTGGTGAGCAGACTGCAGTCCAAGGAGCTCTTTCAGTCGGACTGGGACATCGCCTCCTTCGCCATCTTCTTCATTTTCATAG GGATGGTCCTCCTGCTGGTTATCCTGGTCATCatacgctgctgctgctgctgctgctgtgatgAGAAG CCCAAGCATCGCAAGGTGGGCATCGACAACATGGGGCTGGAACCCTGA